Within Sorghum bicolor cultivar BTx623 chromosome 2, Sorghum_bicolor_NCBIv3, whole genome shotgun sequence, the genomic segment CGTACGCGACCCTGCACCCGCCGGTGGCAGTGACGACGGACGCCGGGAGCAGGGCGTAGGGCAGGTGCGTGTTCATCAGTCGCGGCGACGGGAGCGCGTCGAGCTTCGCGTCCTCCCCGCCGGCGAAGATCTCGTCGATGAACGGGATGCAGTCGTGCGGGTTCATCCGGCGGAGCGGGTGCCCGGCGTCAGAGGGCGGGTACGCCGTACGCGCCGCCGTGGCGAAGGCCAGCGCCTTGAGCCATGTCGTGCCGCACTTGGGGTAGCTGGCGAGGATCACGTCGTCGGGGCGCGGCGTGAAGCGGCGCTGGAACACGATGGTTCCGGGCACCCAGTGCTCCGGCAGCCAGAAGCCCTGGTACAGACGCAGCTCCAGGATGGACTGCTCCCTGCGCGGCAGGGAGGCCACAAGGTCGCCGAACTCCTCCTTGGGAGTGTGCTCCGGGACCGTGCCATCGTCGACTTCCGTGAACGGGACTGGGCCGGACGGAGCcaccgaggcggcggcggccatggaagTGATGAGAAGCAGACGGCGTTGCGCTAGCGGAGGCAGAGAAGTGAAGCGAGTGCTCTGTGCCACCGACTGGCTGTGCGGTTTCCGGGGAAGTGGGCGCGCGTTTATAACGGAAATGATGAGGTGGACCAATCATGCAAAGCTACTCTGAACTTTAGTTGATGATAAGGGTCAAGCAAATTTGGACTTGGCTGCTGACCACGTGGTCTAGAGTTTTTCTGTTTAATAACAATGAGCCGAGTGCTAACTTGGCGCGCCCGTCAAGACAAGCAGCAAAGCTCCAAGCCACGTCATCCATGCCTCAGAATTCAGCATATTTTGACCACTTTTCTGTTTTAAATAATTATTTTCAGAAACGTCTCTCTCTAAATTGTACTCACTCCATCCATGAAAGAATTAATTCCTAAAATCCagcatctatgacataaaatacgcatcatataaaaatatattttatgataaatctaatgatactaatttgataccataaatctttgtatttttttttaaaaaattggtcaaagtttaaaaagttatcTCCATAACTTTGTAAAGCGTAATTGAGTTGTTTCTATAACACAAAAGAAACTATTCAGACATCTTTTTCCGATTCACTTTTGTTTGGAGGGTGTTTGAAACTGCATTCGGTTTACATCCACCAACAAACTCTGCTGATTTTTTTCTCCTTGGCTTCGGCTAGTAGATATACGCTTTCAAGTTTGCAATGGAGCAAGTGTAATCATTTGGTGTATTCGGTAGAGCCAAAATG encodes:
- the LOC8081541 gene encoding cytosolic sulfotransferase 5; this translates as MAAAASVAPSGPVPFTEVDDGTVPEHTPKEEFGDLVASLPRREQSILELRLYQGFWLPEHWVPGTIVFQRRFTPRPDDVILASYPKCGTTWLKALAFATAARTAYPPSDAGHPLRRMNPHDCIPFIDEIFAGGEDAKLDALPSPRLMNTHLPYALLPASVVTATGGCRVAYVCRDPKDMVVSLWHFLRRTKPDLSFADTFESVCDGTVAAGPVWDHVLSYWRASVATPDRALFLKYEDLLRDPAGNVRRLAEFMGCPFSAAEEAAGNVAAVVELCSFDEMKGLEVNRPGGGTAGKYRAMPRDAFFRKGVAGDWANHMTPEMAARLDQIFRDKLQGTGLAFS